TGAGGTTTGTTAATtaatttgaaggaaagaaaagaatacCATTTCCACTTCCACTTCTccatttcaaaaaataaaaataaataaaaatgaataaaCGAAAGAAAACAGTTGTGTCTTTTGGTGACTGACTGAGTTTTCGACTCCTCCTCCCACTTCTAGAAAACCAGTTGTCTTCTTAGAGAGGAGCGTAACTGGCGTGTTTATCATTAATTTCAGATATTCTTAAATTGAATTCTCtgatttgaatttgaaagaaaTCGAATCTCATTAGATTTTATTCTTCATTTTCAAATagtcttttgagagatttgtgatttgattttggtttaggggtttttttattttgatttagaCGGATGAGAGATGCAGAAAGCATCTCGGAAAGCTCTTCTTAATCAGAGaagagcttcttcttcttcttctaatgggAAAACAACAACGGCTACAAGGCATTTGTATAAAGTCTCTCTGTCTCTACTTCTTATCTGGTGGTTATTTTTCCCTGTCTTGATTGGTCACAGCGGTGATACCGACAGCGACAACTACACAGGTACTCTCTTTCTCTTTGATTTGTTCTTCATTTGGTAAATTAAATAAATCTCATTTCTTCATTCCTCAAACTCGATTTGGTTCTTAATTTTGTCTATAACCTTTCTTTAAgattaattttgatgattttcatTTGAGATTAATTGCAAATTTTGTTGATTGTTCCCTTTTGGATTACAGTTCTTGGGGTTTCTTTATTTAGTTGACTTAAGATTACCAAGACCATTtctataaaaatcatttatttgatTGGCGTGTTTCAATTTCTATCCTGTTATTGATAACTAAGAATTCTTCTATCAATGCAATTTGGTATTGTTTTTGTAGATAAATCTGGTGCTGCGGTTGAGGAGCACACTTTGGATGAAGCTGCTGAGCAGGTTGTAAGTGAAAGATCTGATTCTGGAACTGCTGACATTCAATATGTTTCGACTGTTAGCACTAAGGACTCTGATCTAGATACATGTACTGCAAGCTCGGCTAGCGAATTGCTTACCAGTGGTGAATTACTCGCAATTGggaaaaatgaaaatgatcaaGAATCTGTCAAGGAGAATGAAAAATTAGATGTGTTAGATTTGGGGCCGAAGGTGGTGGAAAAGGAGTTTGCTAGTGGTGAATCACTGacaattgaaaaaaatgaaaatggccATGAGTCTGTCAAGGACAAAGAGAAATTAGAGGTGGTAGATTTGGGGCTGAAGGTGGTGGAGAAGGAGTTGAAGGTAAACAACAACAACGATAGACTATCACGTGCAGCGCCACTCggtcttgatgaattcaagagtAAGCAGCTTAGCATTCCAAAGGGGAAACCTGTAAATGGCTTGTCTAGATGTGGTGTTGTTCATAGAAAGGAGGCTGGTGGAACGGAGTACAATTATGCATCCGCATCCAAGGGAGCTAAAGTTTTGGATTTTAACAAGGAAGCTAAAGGCGCCTCTCATATCCTGGGCAAAGACAAGGATAAGTACCTGCGCAATCCTTGTTCTGCTGAACTCAAATTTGTTGTTATAGAACTTTCAGAAGAAACACTGGTGGACACAATTGAAGTAGCAAACTTTGAGCACCACTCGTCTAATTTGAGGGATTTTCAGGTACTAGGCAGTTCGGTATATCCTACAGATAAATGGGTAAGTCTTGGAAATATCACCGCGAGAAATGCAAAGCATGTGCAGAGATTTGACCTTGAGGAGCCAAAATGGGTGAGGTATATTAAGTTCAATCTGCTGAACCATTACGGTTCTGAATTTTACTGTACGCTCAGTGCTGTGGGAGTTTATGGAATGGATGCTGTCGAACAGATGGTTGAAGATTTGATCTCAGTTAATGATAACCACCTTGCATCTGAAGAAGTTATCGTGGGGCCAGCACCTACACCCCCACAGCCTGAAGAACCTGCTCAGGGAGATGGTTGGGATTTTGATAATGAATCTGTAGCAGAAAGTGCTAACTCGAGACCTGATGTTCCGAAAAGCAATGGGCGAAATCCAGTTCCTGATGACAAGCCTCAGCAAGTTGGGAGAATGACTGGAGACACTGCTCTTAAGATACTTTTGCAAAAAGTTCGATCAATGGACTTGAGTTTGTCTGTTCTCGAGCGATACTTGGAGGAACTAAATTCCAGGTATGGCAACATCTTCAAGGAACTTGATGATGAAATTGCTGCGAAGGATGTACTTCTCGACAAGTACAAAGAAGATATAAAGAACCTTGCTGACAGCAAGGAGGTCATGGTATGCAAattatattttttctcttttggtCGATACGCTTGATTGATTGGCATTTCCATCTTATTGTATCATGTCTTACTTTTACAGGCTAAAAATGTTGTGGATCTCATTGGTTGGAAATCGCTTGTTTCCTCACAAATAAGTAATCTAGTTGATGATAACGTGATTCTCAGGTCAGTTATACTTCTTGAAAACTCTCAGTTCTGGTTGCCTTTCAGCTAAATTTGATCCTCCACTGTGTTGCTCACACTGAATTTTAGTTTACCAAATGTTGGCACCCAAAATATTAGAAAGTTTCCATAGTTCTTCTGTATGGAGGAGTATCAAAACTCAAAGTATCAAAAACTGTGACCAGTTTGATCCAATCAAACCCCTTTTATCTGATGAGCCTCTAGGTCCTGCAAAGCTAAACTTTCAATGATGCtacctttttttcttccaaatttcaATGTCAAGGCTTACTCGAGAAAATTCATGGCAAAAACTCACTTGTACATTCACTGGTCATCAGTACTTCTAAATCTTGTGATTTCGTGTCAACTCGAATGTCCGAGAGAGCCTCTCCTAGCAAATTAAGATCAGGACATTTATTGGTCGATTCCTAGTACTAAGGATGTCTTGCAAGTCGATCGCCTTTCCATGCATATAGAACTTAGGTTCTACCTTTTTCTCACGTCTCTCAGATTAACTCAAGACAAAGTTTGTCAATATAGTCCCATCATCACCCTTCTCATGTTCATTCGTTTGGTCCTCAAAATCTTGACTTCTCATGCCGTTCTTTTTGTCAGCCGCCTTAAGTTTTGTTGAAGAGCTCCATAGGTAGTGTTAGCAATCAGTTCAGAAGTAGGACTACAAGCAACATGATTAGAACATTACCCAGCTTGTGCCATTTAACCCGGTACTGACTCTCGATTTTGACAACTTTTGATTCTACGTTGAATTTGCTCTTATATTGAACTACAACATGTAGTCCTCCTTTGCACCTATGACTCATtgcttcctctctttttttttgtctaCTTGGCATAACCAGGTCTTTTCATTTCAATCAAAATGAATGTCTAGCTCATTTTCTTGCTGTCTTGATATTGTAGCAGTGTGTATTTCTTGCTTGGTTGTGTTGTAATGATTCTAAATTCTGCACAAATTTCTTTATATGCAGATCCGAAGTCGAAAGGGTTCTGAAAAATCAGTCTTCCATGGAAAACAAGtgtgtggttattttggttgttagTTTAATTTTTGGTTGCATAGCTCtttcaaaaataataatagaACTAGTTATAAATTTATTAAGAATACAGAAATCCGGGAAATTTACAGTGACAAGCTCCTCATTGTGGCTTGTCTTGTTGTTGAGTTGTAGCATTGTAGTAATCATCCTCTTGTAATTTTGTTACATAGTAATTTTCCCTATATATAATatatgaaagaaaaaagaagttactgtttttttctcactcACTAGTGTACCTTTTACTTTTATGTAAATTATGGTTGAGATACATACAGCCAAATAAGGCCTCAGCTGCCAGTGGAGATTTTTGCTTGGATTTTTAATGACCACTGTCTGTGACATCCCCTTCAAGAACACTATTCTGAAATTGGTTTTCCACTATATGATTGATACGTGTTACTTTCCCTCGTTCCATTTGCTTGACCGGGAAGATGAAAAATGCTTTACCTTGATTCCTCTGTTTGGTAAATGGAAAACGAAGAAGCAGCTATGactaaaaataaaattctcatcgaGGTTAACAAAATCagcaatgatgatgatgaagtggtAGCAGCAGTTATATCCGTAGGCGATGATGAAGATCACCTACTTGTCTTACCGAAATCGCTTGCTCCGGTACCTGGATTCTTTGGGaaattcctatggaatgaacaaacttaaTGTTcgtttattttgctcccactatggactcaccaaacatgaaaaacgatcggaatttgttggtttgttgagtgcgGGCCAGTAAGAGTTACGCGTTTCATTTAAAATCGTACAGACATAACAAAAGAAACTCGCCAGTGGATGAGAAAAAACCGTGCGGAGTGAGTTTACCCGTTGGCGGGTAATGTTAAATCCGCTAGCGGGTGATTATCAAACACCAATGTCTATATCTCAATTCAATCGTCGAATGGCTCTTACTCTTTTCACTATGAATTCAGCTCATTTCAAACTTATAATTCGCACCTTCTACACTTTCACCTTTAAAATTCTCAATTTCATATCATCTCAATACCCTTCTTTCTTCGTT
This genomic stretch from Papaver somniferum cultivar HN1 chromosome 5, ASM357369v1, whole genome shotgun sequence harbors:
- the LOC113284334 gene encoding SUN domain-containing protein 4-like, with amino-acid sequence MQKASRKALLNQRRASSSSSNGKTTTATRHLYKVSLSLLLIWWLFFPVLIGHSGDTDSDNYTDKSGAAVEEHTLDEAAEQVVSERSDSGTADIQYVSTVSTKDSDLDTCTASSASELLTSGELLAIGKNENDQESVKENEKLDVLDLGPKVVEKEFASGESLTIEKNENGHESVKDKEKLEVVDLGLKVVEKELKVNNNNDRLSRAAPLGLDEFKSKQLSIPKGKPVNGLSRCGVVHRKEAGGTEYNYASASKGAKVLDFNKEAKGASHILGKDKDKYLRNPCSAELKFVVIELSEETLVDTIEVANFEHHSSNLRDFQVLGSSVYPTDKWVSLGNITARNAKHVQRFDLEEPKWVRYIKFNLLNHYGSEFYCTLSAVGVYGMDAVEQMVEDLISVNDNHLASEEVIVGPAPTPPQPEEPAQGDGWDFDNESVAESANSRPDVPKSNGRNPVPDDKPQQVGRMTGDTALKILLQKVRSMDLSLSVLERYLEELNSRYGNIFKELDDEIAAKDVLLDKYKEDIKNLADSKEVMAKNVVDLIGWKSLVSSQISNLVDDNVILRSEVERVLKNQSSMENKCVVILVVSLIFGCIALSKIIIELVINLLRIQKSGKFTVTSSSLWLVLLLSCSIVVIILL